The segment AGCGGCTACCGGCAGAGCAAATGGGTCGCGGAGCGGCTCGCCCTCGCGGCCCGTGACCGGGGGCTGCCCGTCACCGTGTACCGGATCGACGTGGTCTGCGGAGACCGGCTGAACGGCGCCTGCCAGGGGCAGGACTTCATCTGGCTGGCCCTGCGGGCCATGCTGCGCGCGGAGGCCGTGCCGGACGGTTCGCACGGCGCTTTCCCCATGGTCCCGGTCGACTACGTCAGCGCCGCCGTCGTCGCACTGGCGGCCCGGCCCGAGGCGGCCGGACAGGTCTTCCATCTCTCCAACGACGACCCGGTATCGCTCGCCGCGATGGTCGACCGGCTCCGGGCGCTCGGCCATCGGCTGCCCGGCATCGCGCGGGACCGGTGGACCCGGCGTGTCACCGCCGACCCGGACAACCCCTTCGTACCGCTGCTCGACGACTTCGAAGCCGTCACCACCTCGGTGGAGCCGGTCTATCCACGGGTCGACAGCTCCGCCGCGGAACGGGCCCTGCGCGGTACGGACGCCGCCCGCCCGCCGCGGGTCGCGGACCTGATCGCGCTGTACGCCGACTTCTTCACCCGTACCGGATTCTTCCCCGCCGCGCCGGTTCGAGCGGTTCCGGCGGTTCCGGCGGTTCCCGGGGTTCCGGCGGTTCCCGGGACGACCGCCGCCGCGCGGGCCGCGCGCTTCTGACCGGGCCGACGGCGAGGGCCCCGCCGATCCGGCGGGGCCCTCGTCTCGTCGCTCTCCCGTACCGCGTGACACGGCCGCGAGGTCAGTTCCCCGGTCGCCGTTCCCCGCCGGTCCGGTGGTCCGCCGCAGTCGACCCCCACGCCCGGACCACCCGGTCCAGCTCGACCAGCCGATTGGACGGTGTTTCGGCCAGCGCCAGATACTCCGCCGTTCGGCCGCCCGCGCCGAGGACGAACGGCGGCTCCTGCGTGCCCTGTCCGGCCAGGGCGCGCCGGGCCAGATCGTCGACACCGCGCCCGGTGGCGGCCTCCAGGCGGAGGGCCTCGCGGCGCAGATGCCGGGAGACGCCCGGGTCACCGTCGAGCCGCCGCAGCCACTCGGTCACCGTGCGGTGCGCTCCGAGCCGGTCGCCGGCGGACCACCCCGACCGGGCCACATGGCGTTCCAGTACGGTACGGAAGCCATAGCGCCGCCCGGGACCGTCCCCGCCGCCGCACTCCAGCACCCGACGCCGCACCAGCTCGCCCAGCAGGGCCACCGCCTCCGTCTCGGCCAGACCGCACGCCTCCGCCACGGCGGCGGGCCAGGCCGCCTCGCCGACCACCCCGACCGTCTCCGCGACATGGCGCAGCAGACCGGGGAGCGCGGCCAGCTCCGCCCTGACCCGGCGGCGTACCTCGTCCGGGACGACGACACCGCCGTCGTGGCAGGCCGAGCGCATACCGTCCACCGTGAGCAGGCCGGTGTACGCCGCGACCATCCGCGGATTGCCGCCGGTCACCTCGGTGAGCAGCCGGGCGAACCGCCCGCCGAGCGGATGTTGCCCTGCTCGTTCCGCCACATGGCGCGCCACCGTCGCCGTGTCCCAGGGACGGAGCGTCAGCGCCGGGCGGCCCGCCGCCGTGCTCCAGCCCGGCCTGCGGTCCAGCAGGGCCGGGCGGGCGGCGGCGACCACCAGGGACGAACCGGGTCCCGGCGCGCACCCTTCGATCAGGTCCAGCAGTTCGTCCCCGGCGAGGTCGAGATCATCGACCAGTACCACGGCCCGCCGGTGCGGCACGGGGGCCGCCGTGACCAGTCGCCACCAGGCCAGCAGGAGCTCCTGGGACACCCGGCGGCCGCCCCGGTCGCCGTCCGCGGACGTACCGTCGAGCAGTGGGGCCAGCCGTGCCAGATACCGGTCGGGATCGTCGGCGCCGGACCGCTGAATCGCCTCCACGAGCCTGCGCACAGCGGTTTCGCCGGAGTCGTCCGCCGTGATCCCGCAGCAGTCGCGCAGCCCGGTGCCGAGCAATCGCAGGGTGCTGTCGTCGACCGCCGCCACCGGGGCCCGTACCACCACGGACGTACGGTCGCTTGCCGTCACGGCCCGTTCGAACTCTTCGAGCAGCCGGCTCTTGCCCATGCCCGCGTCACCGGTCACCAGGAGCACCCGGGGTGCGGAGTCGTCCGCCGCCGCGGCCAGTAGTTCCGCCGGCAGTTCCGGCTGCGATCCCGGCTGCGGTCCCGGCTGCCCCGAAGGGCCGCCGGGCAGCGGCGTCGGGGCCGGGGTCGGGGTCGGCCGAAGTCCCGGCGGATGGGCGCCGTGCGCCGCCCAGGCCCCCGCCCTGTGCTCCACCGGCCGGTACTCCAGGTGCTCCGCCGTCCGGCGGAAGGTCTCCTCCGTCACCCAGACCTCGCCGTCATCGACGTCGTACAGCACGTTCTGCGCGTCGTCGACCGCGACCCCGGCGATGGACAGCGGCGCGCCCGCCTGCCCCGGATAGTGGATGAGGACCTCTCCGGTGGCGACGGCGGCCCGGACTCCCACCTCGGACGCCCCCCAGCGGTCGCTCGCGAAGTGGTGCCGGACGGCGAGCGCCGCCGAGACCGCGCGGCGCGCGTGGTCCCGGTCATGGGTGCCGGTGTCGGTGAAAACCAGCAGCCACAGGGCCCCGAGCCGCGCGGCGACACCGCCGCCGAAGCGCTCCGCCTCGGTCCGTGCCGACCGGCATACCTCCGCGAGTCCGCTCTCGCCGCGGGCATCCGCACCGGCGGACGGCGGCCGGATCACGGCCCGCAGCAGAACCGCCGTCACCTCGCTGCGGACGTGCGCCGGATGGACCGGACCGTCCTGGCCCGCGGGTAACGCGGAGACGGCGGGTACCGCGGGGGACCCGGTCCGCCGGCGTACGGCTCCGACGAGGGCGGAGGTCTCGTGCGAGGGGCGGAGCAGTCCCGGGTCGTGGGCGAGGACCGCCCGGTGCAGCTCCGTCAGTTCGCGCCCCGGTTCCAGCCCCAGTTCGGCGACGAGGGCGGTGGCGAAGTCCCGGTACACGGCGAGTGCCTCGCCCTGGCGTCCGCACCGGTACAGCGCCGTCATCAGCTGGGCCGGCAGTCTCTCCCGGTGCCGTACGTCGCGGGCGACCCGGCGGATCCGCGGCAGGATGTGATGGTGGTGGCCCAGGCGCAGTTCCGCGTCGAAGTAGTCCTCGAAGACATCGAGCCTGGCCTCCTCCAGGGCCCGCAGTTCCGGCCAGGACACCCCGGTCTCCACCAGGTCGGACAGTGCGGGGCCCCGCCACAGGGCGAGGGCCTCGCGCCAGACGCGGGACGCCGCGGGCAGCAGACCGTCCGCGCAGAGCGCCCTGCCCCGGGCGGCGAGTTCCTGGAACCGCAGCAGATCGACGTGGTCGGGCTCGGCCCGCAGCAGATAGCCGGGGGGCCGGGTGAGCAGCCGGGGGCCGGTGCTCTCCGCCCCCGCCGACAGCGCGGTCCGCAGATGCCATACGACGTTCTGCACGCCCTTGCGCGCGGACGGCGGCGCGGTGGATCCCCAGAGGGCGGTGATCAGTCCGCCGGCCGGTACGACTTCGTTGCACCGGAGCAGCAGACAGCCCAGGACCGCCCGGCGACGCGGGCCGCCCAGGGGGAGAACGTCGTGGCCGCGGGTGACTTCCAGCGGGCCCAGCAGATTCAGCCGGACCTCGGCGGAGGTGTCCGTCCGTGCGGTCGTGTCGGTGCCGTCCACGACGGTCCGGGTGTTCACCCGCCGGATCCGTATCCGGTGGGACGGAACGGCGGGCCGGGGTCGAACAGCGCGGGGTCGTGGGTGAGTACGGCATGTTGGAGCAGCCTCAGCTCCCGGCCGTCCTCGGATCCGGTGGCGCGGCCCATCGCCTCCCTGGCGCGGTGGCAGACGTCGAGCGCGTCCACCTGGCGCCCCACCCGGTACAGCGCGATCATCAGCAGTCCGGCCGGGCGGGCGGGGAGCGGCCGCCGCTCCGCGACGACCGTCAACTCCCGTACCACATCGTGGTTCCGGCCCAGTGCGAGATCCGCGGTCACCGCCGCGAGCCGGGCCGCCCAGCGCTCCTCGCGTACCGCCTCCGACTCCGGCCAGTGCGCGGATTCCGGCGCCAGATCGGCCAGGACGTCGCCGCGCCAGAGGTCCAGGGCGCGTCGCAGGGTGGCCGAGGCCGCGGCCCAGTTCCGGGCGGCGAGTTCCCGCTCGCCGCGGGCGGCCTGCTGCCGGAACCGGAGCAGGTCCACCTGGTGGGGAGCCGCTTCGAGCAGACAGCCGCCGCCGGGTCCGGCCGGATAACCGGTCCGGACGGCGGGCAGGGGGACGCCGGTCCGGACCTCGGGCAGGGCGCTGTGGAGGGCCGATACCGCGCTCCAGACCATCCGCCGCGCGGTCAGCGGCGCTTCGACCGGCCAGAGGGCATCGGTCAGCTCGTCCGTGGACACGGCCTCGTTGCTGTGCAGCAGGAGGAATCCGAGGACGGTACGGACGCGCCGGCTGCCGAGCGGACGCGGATCGCCGTACCGCAGGACCTCCAGCGGGCCCAGCAGATT is part of the Streptomyces qinzhouensis genome and harbors:
- a CDS encoding BTAD domain-containing putative transcriptional regulator → MNTRTVVDGTDTTARTDTSAEVRLNLLGPLEVTRGHDVLPLGGPRRRAVLGCLLLRCNEVVPAGGLITALWGSTAPPSARKGVQNVVWHLRTALSAGAESTGPRLLTRPPGYLLRAEPDHVDLLRFQELAARGRALCADGLLPAASRVWREALALWRGPALSDLVETGVSWPELRALEEARLDVFEDYFDAELRLGHHHHILPRIRRVARDVRHRERLPAQLMTALYRCGRQGEALAVYRDFATALVAELGLEPGRELTELHRAVLAHDPGLLRPSHETSALVGAVRRRTGSPAVPAVSALPAGQDGPVHPAHVRSEVTAVLLRAVIRPPSAGADARGESGLAEVCRSARTEAERFGGGVAARLGALWLLVFTDTGTHDRDHARRAVSAALAVRHHFASDRWGASEVGVRAAVATGEVLIHYPGQAGAPLSIAGVAVDDAQNVLYDVDDGEVWVTEETFRRTAEHLEYRPVEHRAGAWAAHGAHPPGLRPTPTPAPTPLPGGPSGQPGPQPGSQPELPAELLAAAADDSAPRVLLVTGDAGMGKSRLLEEFERAVTASDRTSVVVRAPVAAVDDSTLRLLGTGLRDCCGITADDSGETAVRRLVEAIQRSGADDPDRYLARLAPLLDGTSADGDRGGRRVSQELLLAWWRLVTAAPVPHRRAVVLVDDLDLAGDELLDLIEGCAPGPGSSLVVAAARPALLDRRPGWSTAAGRPALTLRPWDTATVARHVAERAGQHPLGGRFARLLTEVTGGNPRMVAAYTGLLTVDGMRSACHDGGVVVPDEVRRRVRAELAALPGLLRHVAETVGVVGEAAWPAAVAEACGLAETEAVALLGELVRRRVLECGGGDGPGRRYGFRTVLERHVARSGWSAGDRLGAHRTVTEWLRRLDGDPGVSRHLRREALRLEAATGRGVDDLARRALAGQGTQEPPFVLGAGGRTAEYLALAETPSNRLVELDRVVRAWGSTAADHRTGGERRPGN
- a CDS encoding AfsR/SARP family transcriptional regulator, which produces METYTRPRPAVRTVPPPPGTYVPTGRRTGPATLPEPRSRRTELNLLGPLEVLRYGDPRPLGSRRVRTVLGFLLLHSNEAVSTDELTDALWPVEAPLTARRMVWSAVSALHSALPEVRTGVPLPAVRTGYPAGPGGGCLLEAAPHQVDLLRFRQQAARGERELAARNWAAASATLRRALDLWRGDVLADLAPESAHWPESEAVREERWAARLAAVTADLALGRNHDVVRELTVVAERRPLPARPAGLLMIALYRVGRQVDALDVCHRAREAMGRATGSEDGRELRLLQHAVLTHDPALFDPGPPFRPTGYGSGG